From Triticum urartu cultivar G1812 chromosome 2, Tu2.1, whole genome shotgun sequence, a single genomic window includes:
- the LOC125538501 gene encoding PHD finger protein ALFIN-LIKE 4-like, with protein sequence MADGILSPAVHPNGHSPEFVFGHYRGRRAGIVKALTEDVEEFYQQCDPDEKALCLVGLPDGTWEVSQLPEEVPVQLPEPVCGINFARDVTPKKVWLSMIAIHSDAWLMSIAFYHAGRVSFDRAGREQLFRLINRLPTVYEAVTGSYERQAQTPNGSRKNKSSSQPPNQFTSNCKPVTPALPMPKEDYYANFNSWKVMEDRPMLKEEDGGKEGGGGEDQAITKCAGCDEIYSANDGHLWIGCDHCQRWFHGKCVGVTTEMANGIEDYMCPGCSYKATTKASDSI encoded by the exons ATGGCCGACGGCATCCTCTCGCCTGCCGTCCACCCGAACGGGCACTCCCCGGAGTTCGTCTTCGGGCACTACCGCGGCCGCCGCGCCGGCATTGTGAAGGCCCTCACCGAAG ATGTGGAGGAGTTCTACCAGCAGTGCGACCCCG ACGAGAAGGCCTTGTGCCTCGTTGGACTGCCTGATGGGACCTGGGAAGTGAGTCAACTACCTGAGGAGGTTCCTGTTCAACTTCCTGAGCCAGTATGTGGGATAAACTTTGCTCGTGATGTTACACCCAAGAAAGTTTGGCTATCTATGATAGCTATTCATAGTGATGCATGGTTAATGTCCATAGCATTTTACCACGCGGGTCGTGTCTCATTTGACAGAGCTGGCAG GGAACAGCTCTTCAGGTTGATCAATCGTCTTCCCACTGTCTATGAAGCTGTGACAGGAAGCTATGAGAGGCAAGCACAGACCCCCAACGGCAGCAGGAAAAATAAGTCCAGCTCCCAG CCACCAAATCAATTCACTTCTAACTGCAAGCCGGTGACACCGGCCCTGCCGATGCCCAAGGAAGATTACTACGCCAATTTCAACAGCTGGAAGGTAATGGAGGACCGGCCAATGCTCAAGGAGGAGGATGGTGGCAAAGAGGGTGGGGGCGGCGAGGATCAAGCTATAACCAAGTGTGCCGGTTGCGACGAGATCTACAGCGCTAACGACGGGCACCTATGGATTGGCTGCGACCACTGTCAGAGGTGGTTCCACGGCAAGTGTGTTGGCGTGACTACTGAGATGGCGAACGGAATCGAGGACTACATGTGCCCTGGTTGCAGCTACAAAGCCACGACGAAAGCTTCTGACTCGATATAG
- the LOC125538500 gene encoding potassium channel KOR2-like: MSGHICIYVCSALCLHWTAQSNTFNTCKLYREGMEREIGPEYELNEIDGGTLHGSVGSRLSLFAREFKWRSSSWHSSSALRLPNNCYGSSFVIDPNGRWYRMWSNMMFLWSIYSVFYTPFAFCFFRGIPEHLLDLECVQLIFLADVAVHFFLAYRDPHTHRVVYDQQRIALRYIKGSFALDMLGCFPWDAVYKFTGRMEVVRYLVWLRLYRARKIQGFFKKMEKDIRISYLFTRIAKLATVELYCTHTAACVFYYLATTLPPAREGGTWIGSLAMGDQSYINFRKVDLLTRYITSLYLAIVTMATVGYGDVHAVNPREMVFIVVYVSFSMLLGAYLIGNMTALIVKGSRTERFRDKMTELIRYMNRNRLCSDISSQVKAHLLLQYESSYKRDRIVDDIPAAVRSKTLYLETVSKVHLFRGCSEDFLSQIVVKIQEEFFLPGEVILEQGTVVDQIYIVAHGCLEEFAAAGEGGSEEIVSELLPYDIVGDVAVICNTRQPYTVRVSELCSLLRIDKQSLTSILQMYLKDSRQILSNLLKGKRTESKGKQLESDITYLIAKQEADLVLGVNNAAYHGDLFRLKGLIGAGADPSKPDYDGRTSLHVAASRGYEDIVRFLIQRGANVNSIDKSGKSPLLQAVKSGHERIISLLVAHGAALNLEDAGGYLCRVVAQGKIDLLRRLLRFGIDPNCRNYDRRTPLHVAASEGLHLVAGMLVEFGADLVAADRWGNTPLDEAQRCGCKPLVRILEQARAAAAADH, encoded by the exons ATGTCCGGTCATATCTGTATATATGTGTGCAGCGCCCTGTGCCTGCATTGGACTGCTCAGAGCAACACATTTAACACTTGCAAGCTGTACAGAGAAGGCATGGAGAGGGAGATTGGTCCAGAGTATGAGCTGAACGAGATAGATGGCGGCACGTTGCATGGCTCTGTGGGGAGCAGGCTCTCCCTGTTCGCCAGGGAGTTCAAGTGGAGAAGCAGCAGCTGGCATAGCAGCAGCGCCTTGAGGCTCCCCAACAATTGCTATGGCAGCAGCTTTGTCATCGACCCCAATGGAAG ATGGTACAGGATGTGGTCGAACATGATGTTCCTCTGGTCCATCTACTCCGTCTTCTACACCCCCTTCGCCTTCTGCttcttccggggcatccccgagCACCTGCTGGACCTCGAGTGCGTGCAGCTCATCTTCCTCGCCGACGTCGCCGTCCACTTCTTCCTCGCCTACCGTGACCCTCACACCCACCGGGTGGTCTACGACCAGCAGAGGATCGCGCTACG CTACATCAAGGGCAGCTTCGCTCTCGACATGCTCGGATGCTTCCCCTGGGACGCAGTCTACAAG TTTACGGGGAGGATGGAGGTGGTGAGGTACCTGGTGTGGCTGCGGCTGTACAGGGCGAGGAAGATCCAGGGCTTCTTCAAGAAGATGGAGAAGGACATCCGCATCAGCTACCTCTTCACGCGGATCGCGAAGCTGGCCACCGTGGAGCTCTACTGCACGCACACCGCCGCCTGCGTCTTCTACTACCTCGCCACCACGCTGCCCCCGGCGCGCGAGGGGGGCACCTGGATCGGGAGCCTCGCCATGGGCGACCAGAGCTACATCAACTTCAGGAAGGTCGACCTGCTCACCCGCTACATCACCTCCCTCTACCTCGCCATCGTCACCATGGCCACAGTCG GCTATGGTGATGTGCATGCGGTGAACCCGAGGGAGATGGTGTTCATCGTGGTGTACGTCTCCTTCAGCATGCTGCTCGGCGCCTACCTCATCGGGAACATGACGGCGCTCATCGTCAAGGGGTCCAGGACCGAGCGGTTCCGGGACAAGATGACGGAGCTCATCAGGTACATGAACAGAAACCGGCTGTGCAGCGACATCAGCTCCCAGGTGAAGGCGCACCTGCTGCTGCAGTACGAGAGCAGCTACAAGAGAGACAGGATCGTCGACGACATACCCGCCGCGGTCCGATCCAAG ACACTGTACCTGGAAACGGTCTCAAAAGTGCACCTGTTCAGAGGATGCTCAGAAGACTTCCTGAGCCAGATT GTGGTTAAAATACAGGAAGAATTCTTCCTCCCCGGGGAAGTTATTTTGGAGCAAGGCACTGTAGTGGATCAGATATACATTGTGGCACATGGATGTCTG GAAGAGTTCGCCGCCGCCGGAGAAGGCGGATCAGAAGAGATCGTCTCAGAGCTGCTGCCCTACGACATAGTCGGCGACGTCGCCGTGATCTGCAACACTCGACAGCCATACACAGTTAGAGTCAGTGAACTCTGCAGCCTCTTGAGAATTGACAAGCAGTCCCTGACTAGCATCTTGCAAATGTACCTCAAGGATAGCCGTCAGATACTGAGCAACCTACTCAAG GGGAAACGAACAGAGTCAAAGGGGAAGCAACTAGAATCAGATATCACATACCTTATAGCAAAGCAAGAAGCTGACCTGGTCCTTGGAGTCAACAATGCTGCCTACCATGGAGATTTGTTTCGGTTGAAAGGCTTGATCGGTGCAGGAGCAGATCCGAGTAAACCGGATTACGACGGGAGGACCTCCTTG CATGTGGCTGCATCAAGAGGATACGAAGATATCGTCAGGTTCCTTATCCAGCGAGGAGCAAACGTCAACAGCATAG ATAAGTCTGGGAAGTCGCCGCTGCTGCAAGCGGTGAAATCAGGGCACGAGAGGATCATCTCGCTGCTGGTGGCGCACGGCGCGGCGCTGAACCTGGAGGACGCAGGAGGCTACCTGTGCAGGGTGGTCGCCCAGGGCAAGATCGACCTGCTGAGGAGGCTGCTCAGGTTCGGCATCGACCCCAACTGCAGGAACTACGACCGGAGGACGCCCCTCCACGTAGCCGCCAGCGAGGGCCTGCACCTCGTCGCTGGGATGCTGGTGGAGTTTGGTGCTGACCTTGTGGCCGCAGACAGGTGGGGCAACACCCCGCTCGACGAAGCACAACGGTGCGGCTGCAAGCCGCTGGTGAGGATCCTGGAGCAGGCtagagctgctgctgctgccgatCATTAG